One Mya arenaria isolate MELC-2E11 chromosome 7, ASM2691426v1 genomic window carries:
- the LOC128241895 gene encoding uncharacterized protein LOC128241895 yields the protein MSLTVVCVIFALLVSFSEGYFLSPTSYEARTAARTCADKELPPGPNNGVVYAARKSMDGGTPFTATVFFSIGYPLSLKYCMGRVHFDAFGGNGPCFGHLCYDLIT from the exons ATGTCGCTAACAGtggtttgtgttatttttgcgTTGCTTGTCTCGTTCTCGGAGGGTTATTTTCTCAGTCCCACTAGTTATGAGGCCAGGACAGCTGCAAG AACATGTGCTGATAAAGAACTCCCACCAGGTCCAAATAATGGCGTCGTCTATGCTGCTAGAAAATCCATG gACGGTGGAACACCATTTACCGCAACAGTGTTTTTTAGTATTGGCTACCCCCTCTCA CTAAAATATTGTATGGGAAGGGTGCATTTTGATGCATTTGGAGGCAATGGTCCATGCTTCGGTCATCTCTGTTACGACCTTATTACCTAG